Sequence from the Thermocoleostomius sinensis A174 genome:
CAACGCTAGGAGTGGGGTGAGAATTTGCACCATAAACTGCTCATCCAGTCCGGCTTTGTAGCGTTTCATCGCCAAACTGCCCTTTGAGGTATCTTGGCGCAACAAGTTGAGGGCAAACCGTCGCAGGACGCTGAAGTTGCGAGGGGCATGATCTTGACGAATGCGAGAAGCATCTTCGTTGAAGACGACATCAAGACACCAATGCAGTTGGTTCTCAATGCCCCAATGTGCGCGAATATAGCGAGCAAAAGTAGCCTCATCAACGGCAAGGGAACTGAGGAAATAGCGGGTTTCTAAGGAGTCCTTGTTCCAGAGCCGACGCTTTGATTGCACAACGACCAAGCTTTGTAACCCTGCCCAATCTTGGCATTGCCATAGGTTTCGATGGCAACCCAACTGTCTACACCCGCTAGAACAGCAAACAAGGCAATCGCCAGGATATCGAGCAATTGATGGGCACGGGTGCGTTCGACTCTAGGGTCAGCAATCTCACCAAAGCATTGTTCCAGGCAGACAAGCTCTCTCGGCCAACAATTGGAGGCATAAGGGAGGGGAAGGCTCTCTATCTTACACCCCTGTCTACTCTCGTTTAGATGCATTTACCCTGCGCCTAATACCGAAGCTTGGAAATTTTTTGAGCCTGAAGAGCCGATTTGATACCTGTGCAAAACTACAACAGGAGCAACGAAAAACGGATGAACGCTTAATTGTATTTTGTCGGTCAATGACAGATGAGCCTGGCTGCCTGACAGAAGTGGTTAAAAGCTAATAGCAGTGGGATGCGTACAAAAAGGTAGAGAGCATGAGAGGCTAAAGTTACCACACCAAAGCCGAGCATCATGACAAACTCTACCCACCTGTATGGTCAATTATTCGCCTTCCTGCGTCAATACAGTCATGCCCGTGATCTGCGCCATCTCAAAGCATTGGCATGCAGGGTGAGTGCCTTGCTCTGTAGTGGAGAACTGAGCTTGAGTGCCTGGGAACCTTATGTGCAATGTGTCAGGCAGTCAGGATTATTGGTTA
This genomic interval carries:
- a CDS encoding transposase family protein, with product MHLNESRQGCKIESLPLPYASNCWPRELVCLEQCFGEIADPRVERTRAHQLLDILAIALFAVLAGVDSWVAIETYGNAKIGQGYKAWSLCNQSVGSGTRTP